Proteins from one Bufo gargarizans isolate SCDJY-AF-19 chromosome 8, ASM1485885v1, whole genome shotgun sequence genomic window:
- the LOC122944709 gene encoding gamma-crystallin 1-like yields MSEIIFYEDRNFQGRSYECNSDSSDLSSYFNRCNSIRVENGNWILYEHPNYRGHQYFLRKGEYPDFQQWMGYNDFIRSCRLTPQHRGPFRLRVYEKEDFKGQMMEFTEDCPHVHEQFHYNDIYSCQVLDGYWMFYEEPNYRGRQYYLRPGEFRRYSDWGASNARIGSFKRVQYLH; encoded by the exons atgagtgaa ATTATCTTCTACGAGGACAGAAACTTCCAGGGTCGCTCCTATGAGTGCAACTCTGACTCCTCTGATCTGTCTTCATACTTCAATCGCTGTAACTCTATTCGAGTGGAAAACGGAAACTGGATCCTGTATGAACATCCCAACTACAGAGGACACCAGTACTTCCTTAGAAAAGGGGAATATCCTGACTTTCAGCAATGGATGGGTTACAATGACTTCATCAGATCATGTCGTTTAACACCACAG CATCGAGGACCATTCAGGCTTAGAGTCTATGAAAAAGAAGATTTCAAAGGTCAGATGATGGAGTTCACTGAAGATTGTCCTCATGTCCATGAGCAATTCCACTACAATGACATCTACTCCTGCCAGGTGCTTGATGGCTACTGGATGTTCTATGAAGAGCCCAACTACAGGGGACGTCAGTATTACCTGAGGCCTGGAGAGTTCAGAAGATACAGTGACTGGGGAGCTTCTAATGCCAGGATTGGTTCTTTCAAAAGAGTTCAGTATCtgcattaa